A single genomic interval of Tursiops truncatus isolate mTurTru1 chromosome 16, mTurTru1.mat.Y, whole genome shotgun sequence harbors:
- the SFR1 gene encoding swi5-dependent recombination DNA repair protein 1 homolog isoform X1, translating into MAGREVKQDFKMESPSASAVVLPSTPQAGANPPSPRTSSSRKQPMSATLRERLRKTRSSFNSCYGVVKRLKVESEENDQTFSEKPAPSTEENCLEFQENFKHIDSEFEESTYLKNTFKNINACASKSLDSESCSDLQNDFMSENLPKHGLNKEKAKLVKQIQEKEELLRRLKLVKMYRSKNDLSQLQMLIKKWRSCSQLLLYELQSAMSEENKKLSLTQLIDHYGLDDKLLHYNRNEEEFIGV; encoded by the exons ATGGCGGGGAGAG aagtAAAGCAAGATTTCAAGATGGAAAGTCCATCAGCCTCAGCTGTGGTGTTACCTAGCACTCCACAGGCTGGTGCCAATCCACCGTCTCCTCGTACAAGCAGTTCAAGAAAACAA CCTATGAGTGCAACCCTTAGGGAACGATTAAGGAAAACTAGATCTTCATTTAATTCTTGTTATGGTGTGGTAAAACGACTTAAAGTAGAGAGTGAAGAAAATGATCAGACCTTTTCAGAGAAACCAGCACCTTCAACAGAAGAAAACTGTTTGgaatttcaagaaaattttaaacacatagacagtgaatttgaagaaagtacatatttgaaaaataccTTCAAGAATATCAATGCATGTGCATCTAAATCACTTGATTCTGAGTCATGCAGTGATCTCCAGAATGACTTTATGAGTGAGAATCTTCCCAAACAtggattaaacaaagaaaaagcaaaattggTGAAGCAGATTCAGGAGAAAGAAGAACTTCTTCGGAGGCTAAAACTAGTCAAAATGTATAGATCAAAG aatgACCTGTCTCAGTTACAGATGTTAATAAAGAAGTGGAGAAGCTGTAGCCAGCTGTTGCTTTATGAGCTGCAGTCAGCTATGTCTGAGGAGAACAAGAAACTAAGCCTTACTCAGCTGATAGACCACTATGGGTTAGATGATAAATTGCTACactataacagaaatgaagaagaatttataggtgtttaa
- the SFR1 gene encoding swi5-dependent recombination DNA repair protein 1 homolog isoform X2 codes for MESPSASAVVLPSTPQAGANPPSPRTSSSRKQPMSATLRERLRKTRSSFNSCYGVVKRLKVESEENDQTFSEKPAPSTEENCLEFQENFKHIDSEFEESTYLKNTFKNINACASKSLDSESCSDLQNDFMSENLPKHGLNKEKAKLVKQIQEKEELLRRLKLVKMYRSKNDLSQLQMLIKKWRSCSQLLLYELQSAMSEENKKLSLTQLIDHYGLDDKLLHYNRNEEEFIGV; via the exons ATGGAAAGTCCATCAGCCTCAGCTGTGGTGTTACCTAGCACTCCACAGGCTGGTGCCAATCCACCGTCTCCTCGTACAAGCAGTTCAAGAAAACAA CCTATGAGTGCAACCCTTAGGGAACGATTAAGGAAAACTAGATCTTCATTTAATTCTTGTTATGGTGTGGTAAAACGACTTAAAGTAGAGAGTGAAGAAAATGATCAGACCTTTTCAGAGAAACCAGCACCTTCAACAGAAGAAAACTGTTTGgaatttcaagaaaattttaaacacatagacagtgaatttgaagaaagtacatatttgaaaaataccTTCAAGAATATCAATGCATGTGCATCTAAATCACTTGATTCTGAGTCATGCAGTGATCTCCAGAATGACTTTATGAGTGAGAATCTTCCCAAACAtggattaaacaaagaaaaagcaaaattggTGAAGCAGATTCAGGAGAAAGAAGAACTTCTTCGGAGGCTAAAACTAGTCAAAATGTATAGATCAAAG aatgACCTGTCTCAGTTACAGATGTTAATAAAGAAGTGGAGAAGCTGTAGCCAGCTGTTGCTTTATGAGCTGCAGTCAGCTATGTCTGAGGAGAACAAGAAACTAAGCCTTACTCAGCTGATAGACCACTATGGGTTAGATGATAAATTGCTACactataacagaaatgaagaagaatttataggtgtttaa